A portion of the Gossypium arboreum isolate Shixiya-1 chromosome 8, ASM2569848v2, whole genome shotgun sequence genome contains these proteins:
- the LOC108468264 gene encoding GDSL esterase/lipase At4g10955-like: MSRGREPFSNLTTIDRNDDSHRRSLSASSVKGVSERERDRQVELRGGSETLAPQWWEFFNFKLVNELVNEDDESIFGAILEYVFPSATNPGPGYVIAFRDRVSKAGSSKVWLTGHSLGAAIAMLAGKNTAKRGGVVLALGYSGDEDSFAAISGWNPCLFVNSRDFTCQGDIEHFKKRRKSDDVGVWGLISHHSLRNIVMKELKIMDVAISEPLQLLPSANLIENLSPPEESISPHKLRHWWKPDLNSRCTVYNYE, from the exons ATGTCTCGTGGAAGAGAACCTTTTAGTAACCTTACCACCATTGATAGGAACGACGACAGCCATCGAAGATCCTTATCAGCCAGCTCGGTCAAGGGTGTTTCCGAGCGGGAACGTGACCGACAAGTGGAATTACGTGGAGGCTCTGAGACACTTGCGCCACAATGGTGGGAGTTTTTCAACTTCAAGTTAGTGAATGAGCTCGTCAATGAGGATGATGAAAGCATCTTTGGTGCCATTCTTGAATATGTGTTTCCTTCGGCAACTAATCCAGGCCCTGGATACGTGATCGCCTTTCGAG ATAGGGTGTCAAAGGCTGGTTCTTCAAAGGTATGGTTAACTGGTCATTCCCTAGGGGCAGCCATCGCAATGCTTGCTGGAAAGAATACGGCGAAAAGAG GCGGCGTTGTCCTTGCTTTGGGATATAGTGGTGATGAAGATTCATTTGCTGCAATATCAGGGTGGAACCCATGTTTGTTTGTGAATAGTAGAGACTTCACATGTCAAGGAGATATTGAACATTTCAAGAAGAGAAGAAAGAGCGACGACGTTGGAGTTTGGGGACTAATCAGCCATCATTCACTAAGAAATATAGTGATGAAAGAACTGAAAATAATGGATGTTGCAATTTCGGAGCCGCTTCAGTTGCTTCCTTCGGCAAATCTTATAGAGAATCTCAGTCCTCCCGAAGAAAGCATTTCACCTCATAAACTTCGCCATTGGTGGAAGCCTGATCTGAACTCGCGTTGTACTGTTTATAACTACGAATAG
- the LOC108470027 gene encoding probable aldo-keto reductase 1: MAIEIPRVKLGTQGFEVSKLGFGCMSLTGHDHSVSDEDGIAIIKHAVERGVTHIDTADFYGPKTNEILVGKALKHLPREKVQLATKFGVESMGPDGPVINGTPEFVRSSLEASLQRLDVDYIDLYYIIRVDHKTPIEDTMEELKKLVEEGKIKYIGISEASPETIRRAHAVHPLTAVQLEWSLWTRDVEEELIPLCRELGIGIVAYSPLGHGFFAGKAKEDTSNSSLGVFPRFQGENLEQNRILYSKVEKLAEKHGCTPAQLALAWVLHQGDDVSPIPGTTKIKNLDSNIESVKVKLTKEDLKEITDAIPIHEVAGGTYPEGLKQFTWKYGNTPPKKRT, translated from the exons ATGGCAATTGAGATTCCTAGAGTGAAACTTGGAACTCAAGGATTTGAG GTTTCAAAGCTGGGATTTGGGTGTATGAGTCTTACAGGTCACGATCATTCAGTGTCAGATGAAGATGGCATAGCCATCATTAAGCATGCAGTCGAAAGAGGAGTCACTCACATCGATACAGCCGACTTCTATGGACCCAAAACTAACGAAATTCTGGTCGGAAAG GCATTGAAGCATCTGCCACGAGAGAAGGTACAGTTGGCTACAAAATTCGGTGTTGAAAGCATGGGTCCAGATGGTCCGGTTATCAATGGCACTCCTGAATTTGTTCGTTCTTCACTTGAGGCTAGCCTTCAGCGCCTTGATGTGGATTATATTGATCTTTACTATATAATCAGAGTTGACCACAAGACTCCTATAGAAGATACC ATGGAAGAACTGAAGAAGTTGGTGgaagagggaaaaataaagtacatTGGCATATCTGAAGCTAGCCCCGAAACTATAAGGAGGGCACACGCTGTTCATCCTCTTACTGCTGTACAACTTGAGTGGTCGCTCTGGACTCGTGATGTTGAGGAAGAACTAATTCCCCTTTGCAG GGAACTCGGAATTGGGATTGTTGCATATAGTCCCCTTGGTCATGGTTTCTTTGCCGGTAAAGCGAAGGAGGATACCTCTAATAGTTCTCTG GGAGTGTTCCCAAGGTTTCAAGGAGAAAACTTGGAGCAAAATAGGATCCTATATTCGAAAGTAGAGAAGTTGGCTGAAAAGCATGGATGTACACCGGCACAACTTGCACTTGCCTGGGTTCTTCATCAAGGGGATGATGTTTCTCCTATTCCCG GAACAACCAAGATTAAAAATCTAGACAGCAACATTGAATCAGTGAAAGTAAAGCTGACAAAAGAAGATTTGAAAGAAATTACAGATGCGATCCCAATCCATGAGGTTGCAGGGGGTACTTATCCTGAAGGTTTAAAGCAATTCACTTGGAAATATGGCAATACACCACCAAAGAAGAGGACCTAG
- the LOC108470204 gene encoding perakine reductase-like, which yields MAIQIPRVKLGTQGFEVSKLGFGCMGLSGHNNSVSDEAGIAIIKHAFERGITHFDTADMYGPKTNEILVGKALKHLPREKVQLATKFGVESMGPGGPVINGTPEFVRSSLEASLQRLDVDYIDLYYIIRVDHKTPIEDTMEELKKLVEEGKIKYIGISEASPETIRRAHAVHPLTAVQLEWSLWTRDVEEEIIPLCRELGIGIVPYSPLGRGFFAGRANKDTSNTPLRMFPRFSGENLEKNRILYSKVEKLAEKHGCTAAQLALAWVLHQGDDVAPIPGTTKIENLDSNIESVKVKLTKEDLKEIIDTIPIHEVAGSNYPDSLKQFTWKYGNTPPKKST from the exons ATGGCAATTCAGATTCCTAGAGTGAAACTTGGAACTCAAGGATTTGAG GTTTCAAAGCTGGGATTTGGGTGTATGGGTCTTTCAGGTCACAATAATTCAGTGTCAGATGAAGCTGGCATAGCCATCATTAAGCACGCATTCGAAAGAGGAATCACTCATTTCGATACAGCCGACATGTATGGACCCAAAACTAACGAAATTCTGGTTGGAAAG GCATTGAAGCATTTGCCACGAGAGAAGGTACAGTTGGCTACAAAATTCGGTGTTGAAAGCATGGGTCCAGGTGGTCCGGTTATCAATGGCACTCCTGAATTTGTTCGTTCTTCACTTGAGGCTAGCCTTCAACGCCTTGATGTGGATTATATTGATCTTTACTATATAATCAGAGTTGACCACAAGACTCCTATAGAAGATACC ATGGAAGAACTGAAGAAGTTGGTGgaagagggaaaaataaagtacatTGGTATATCTGAAGCTAGCCCCGAAACTATAAGGAGGGCACACGCTGTTCATCCTCTTACTGCAGTACAACTTGAGTGGTCGCTCTGGACTCGTGATGTTGAGGAAGAAATAATTCCCCTTTGCAG GGAACTTGGAATCGGGATTGTTCCATATAGTCCACTTGGTCGTGGTTTCTTTGCCGGTAGAGCGAATAAAGATACCTCTAATACGCCTCTG AGAATGTTCCCAAGGTTTAGTGGAGAAAACTTGGAGAAAAATAGGATCCTATATTCGAAAGTAGAGAAGTTGGCTGAAAAGCATGGATGTACAGCTGCACAACTTGCACTTGCCTGGGTTCTTCATCAAGGGGATGATGTTGCCCCTATTCCTG GAACAACCAAGATAGAAAATCTAGATAGCAACATTGAATCAGTGAAAGTAAAGTTGACAAAAGAAGATTTGAAAGAAATTATAGATACGATCCCAATCCATGAGGTTGCAGGGAGTAATTATCCTGATTCTTTAAAGCAATTCACTTGGAAATACGGCAATACACCACCAAAGAAGAGCACCTAG
- the LOC108469986 gene encoding probable ribose-5-phosphate isomerase 3, chloroplastic yields MASLSFLHLSSATRFTPRATPLNHRARTQKSFSIRSQSAPVLSQDELKKLAADKAVESVKSGMVLGLGTGSTAAFVVDKLGQLLSTGQLSNIVGIPTSKRTQEQAASLNIPLSTLDLHPHIDLAIDGADEVDPNLDLVKGRGGALLREKMVEAASSSFIVVADDSKLVSGLGGSGLAMPVEVVQFCWKYNLVRLEGLFKELGCEAKLRLAGDGSEKPYVTDNMNYIVDLYFKNPIKDGFAAGKEISAMEGVVEHGLFLGMATSVIIAGKTGVEVMTK; encoded by the coding sequence ATGGCCTCCTTATCCTTCCTCCACCTCTCCTCCGCCACCCGTTTTACCCCACGCGCCACTCCTCTTAACCACCGGGCTCGAACCCAGAAATCATTCTCCATCAGGTCCCAATCTGCCCCAGTCCTTTCCCAAGATGAGCTCAAAAAGCTTGCAGCTGACAAAGCGGTTGAGTCAGTCAAGTCAGGTATGGTCCTAGGCCTAGGAACAGGCTCAACAGCTGCCTTTGTGGTTGACAAACTGGGTCAACTCCTTTCCACCGGTCAACTTTCTAACATCGTCGGAATCCCAACCTCAAAAAGAACCCAAGAGCAAGCTGCATCACTTAATATCCCTTTATCCACCCTTGACTTGCATCCCCATATTGATCTCGCCATTGATGGTGCTGATGAAGTTGACCCTAACCTCGACTTAGTTAAAGGCCGTGGGGGTGCACTTTTGCGAGAGAAAATGGTTGAAGCAGCTTCATCTTCTTTCATTGTAGTGGCTGATGATAGCAAGCTTGTTTCAGGGCTTGGAGGGAGTGGTTTAGCCATGCCTGTTGAAGTTGTGCAGTTTTGTTGGAAATATAACTTGGTTAGACTTGAAGGATTGTTCAAAGAGTTGGGTTGTGAAGCAAAGTTGAGATTAGCAGGGGATGGTAGTGAAAAGCCTTACGTGACTGATAATATGAACTACATTGTGGATTTGTATTTCAAGAATCCAATAAAAGATGGGTTTGCAGCTGGGAAAGAGATTTCTGCCATGGAAGGTGTAGTGGAACATGGGTTGTTTTTAGGGATGGCTACCTCTGTTATTATTGCTGGGAAGACAGGTGTGGAAGTTATGACTAAGTGA